A single region of the candidate division WOR-3 bacterium genome encodes:
- a CDS encoding enoyl-CoA hydratase/isomerase family protein — protein sequence MSDKELKTILYETEDKVARVVLNRPEVHNAFNDIMIQELRMIFDEIAVNKEIRVVVLTGKGKSFCAGADLNWMKRVKDYSYEENLKESLDLAEMLYRIYSSPKPTIARVNGAAIGGGTGLVAVCDIAIAATKAKFSFSEVKLGLIPACISPYVIKKCGEGRCREFFLTGERLTAEKALNAGLINAVAELENIDEIINELVGKLISSGPEAIRSCKELLRNVAEMSFEKARPYTAEVIARLRISDEGQEGMNAFLEKRKPRWVLNSDG from the coding sequence ATGTCAGATAAAGAGTTAAAGACGATTTTATATGAAACAGAAGATAAGGTCGCAAGGGTTGTACTCAATCGACCTGAGGTGCATAATGCCTTCAATGATATAATGATTCAGGAACTCAGAATGATTTTTGACGAGATCGCCGTAAATAAAGAGATCCGGGTGGTTGTCCTGACCGGTAAAGGAAAATCCTTTTGCGCCGGTGCGGATTTAAACTGGATGAAGAGGGTGAAAGATTATTCTTACGAAGAGAATCTCAAGGAATCACTTGACCTCGCCGAAATGTTGTATAGAATATACTCTTCACCGAAGCCGACTATTGCACGGGTGAACGGAGCCGCGATCGGCGGCGGTACTGGGCTGGTTGCTGTTTGTGATATCGCAATAGCCGCGACAAAGGCGAAATTCAGTTTCAGTGAGGTGAAACTCGGGCTTATTCCCGCCTGCATTTCACCTTATGTCATTAAAAAATGCGGTGAGGGCAGATGCCGGGAGTTTTTTCTCACCGGTGAGAGATTGACTGCGGAAAAGGCTTTGAATGCAGGTTTGATTAATGCAGTCGCTGAATTAGAGAATATTGATGAGATTATCAATGAACTGGTCGGGAAATTGATTTCAAGTGGTCCAGAGGCGATCAGAAGCTGTAAGGAATTGTTGAGGAATGTGGCTGAGATGTCGTTTGAAAAAGCAAGGCCGTATACAGCCGAGGTGATCGCCCGATTGAGAATTTCCGATGAAGGACAGGAAGGAATGAATGCTTTTCTGGAAAAACGGAAACCGAGATGGGTTTTAAATTCAGACGGATGA
- a CDS encoding cupin domain-containing protein, with the protein MNKITFKDFIEKIKEPWQPKDIAYINDTALRVARIDGTYHWHTHRDEDEFFLVLKGKISIDTEETSVELAENEGCLVKRGTRHRSRSDGPAWILLIEPIKTKTKGEE; encoded by the coding sequence ATGAACAAAATCACTTTCAAAGATTTCATAGAAAAGATAAAAGAACCATGGCAGCCGAAAGACATCGCCTATATCAATGATACCGCATTGAGGGTTGCCAGGATTGATGGAACCTATCACTGGCACACCCACCGGGATGAGGATGAGTTTTTCCTGGTTCTGAAAGGCAAGATATCGATCGATACTGAAGAAACTTCTGTCGAGCTTGCAGAAAATGAAGGTTGTCTGGTGAAGAGAGGAACGAGACATCGTTCGCGGTCAGACGGTCCTGCCTGGATACTGCTGATTGAACCGATAAAGACAAAGACAAAGGGAGAGGAATAG
- a CDS encoding methylcrotonoyl-CoA carboxylase, which yields MYQIKSKIETNSADFKENKKRMKEAVQLLKERLALIKKGGPEYMHKKHAKRGKLFVRERLRLLLDPDTPFLELSPLAAWDMYNNEHPSAAIITGIGVVHNREVMVIAHDATVKGGTYIPETIKKHIRAQEIALENRLPCVYLVDSGGIFLPLQVGTFPDKFHFGRIFYNQAQMSARNIPQISVVMGFCTAGGAYQPAMSDEVVIVKGAGTIYIGGPPLVKAATGEVVTEEELGGADVHCRISGVADHYAVSDEQAIEITRNIIENLGSWPKYPLERHEPEEPAYDPEELYGIIPADLKKSFDMREVIARIVDRSEFHEFKELYGPTIVCGFARIMGYPVGILANNGVLFSESSQKGAHFVTMCSVRKIPILFLQNITGFIVGKRYEHGGIAKDGAKLVHAVANAQVPKFTIIVGGSYGAGNYGMCGRAYDPRLLWMWPTARICVMGGEQAAGVLTDIKVRALIKEGKKPTDEEIEEIRKPILAKYENESSAYYSTARLWDDGIIDPLDTRKVLGLAISMSLNAPIPDHRFGVFRM from the coding sequence ATGTATCAGATCAAATCAAAGATAGAGACGAACAGCGCTGATTTTAAAGAGAACAAGAAAAGAATGAAAGAGGCTGTGCAGTTGTTAAAGGAGCGGCTCGCATTGATTAAAAAAGGCGGTCCTGAATATATGCACAAAAAGCATGCCAAAAGGGGTAAGTTGTTTGTGCGGGAGCGTTTGCGGTTGCTGCTGGATCCGGATACACCTTTTCTTGAGTTGAGTCCGCTCGCGGCCTGGGATATGTATAACAACGAGCATCCCTCAGCCGCGATCATTACAGGGATCGGCGTCGTCCACAATCGCGAGGTTATGGTCATCGCCCACGACGCTACTGTGAAAGGCGGCACCTATATTCCCGAGACGATAAAGAAACATATACGGGCGCAGGAGATCGCTCTGGAGAACAGACTTCCCTGTGTCTATCTCGTCGATTCCGGAGGTATCTTCCTGCCGCTACAGGTCGGTACCTTTCCTGATAAGTTCCACTTCGGCAGAATCTTCTATAATCAGGCGCAGATGTCGGCGCGGAACATTCCCCAGATTTCCGTAGTAATGGGTTTCTGCACTGCCGGAGGTGCGTATCAACCCGCAATGAGTGATGAAGTGGTTATTGTAAAGGGTGCGGGTACGATTTATATCGGAGGACCTCCGCTGGTAAAGGCGGCGACCGGTGAAGTCGTCACTGAAGAAGAACTCGGCGGTGCGGATGTTCATTGTCGGATCTCAGGGGTTGCGGACCATTATGCAGTGAGTGATGAGCAGGCGATAGAGATAACACGCAATATCATTGAAAATCTCGGTTCCTGGCCCAAATACCCTCTGGAAAGGCATGAACCCGAAGAGCCTGCTTATGACCCTGAAGAATTATACGGAATCATACCTGCGGATTTGAAAAAATCATTCGATATGAGAGAGGTCATCGCCCGGATCGTCGACCGGAGTGAATTCCATGAGTTCAAAGAGCTTTACGGTCCGACGATCGTCTGTGGGTTTGCCCGTATTATGGGTTATCCTGTGGGAATTCTGGCGAATAACGGTGTACTCTTTTCAGAGTCGTCCCAGAAAGGCGCCCATTTTGTAACCATGTGTTCAGTGAGGAAGATTCCGATTCTCTTTTTACAGAATATTACCGGTTTTATTGTGGGAAAGCGTTATGAGCACGGCGGTATTGCAAAGGACGGAGCAAAACTGGTCCACGCCGTTGCGAACGCCCAGGTACCAAAGTTCACCATTATCGTCGGTGGTTCGTATGGCGCCGGGAATTACGGTATGTGCGGCAGGGCTTATGACCCGCGGCTCTTATGGATGTGGCCCACCGCAAGGATCTGCGTGATGGGTGGAGAACAGGCTGCCGGTGTGTTGACCGATATCAAGGTCAGGGCGTTGATCAAAGAGGGCAAAAAACCGACTGATGAGGAGATCGAAGAGATACGCAAACCCATTCTCGCTAAATATGAGAACGAGTCGAGTGCTTATTATTCGACAGCCCGATTATGGGACGACGGAATCATCGATCCACTGGATACAAGAAAGGTGCTGGGGCTCGCCATTTCGATGTCGTTGAATGCACCGATTCCCGACCACAGGTTCGGAGTTTTCAGAATGTAA